Proteins from a genomic interval of Arvicola amphibius chromosome 17, mArvAmp1.2, whole genome shotgun sequence:
- the LOC119803666 gene encoding olfactory receptor 4X2-like: MANIHNVTEFIFLGLSPNQEVQRVCFVIFLLLYTAVVLGNLLMVATVTASRSLGSPMYFFLGCLSFVEICYSSTTAPKLIFDLLAQKKSISVWGCMTQLFFMHFFGGAEMFLLTVMAYDRYVAICKPLHYTSIMNRQVCAVLVGTVWVGGFVHSFAQILLIFHLPFCGPNVIDHYFCDVLPVLKLVCSDTFLIGLLIVANGGTLSVISFVVLLASYVVILFHLRTQSSEGQRKALSTCGSHVTVVVLFFAPCVFIYLRPSATLPVDKMVAVFYTVITPLLNPIIYSLRNAEVKKAMKILWVRTVKVDKNRG, encoded by the coding sequence ATGGCTAACATACACAATGTAACTGAGTTCATTTTTCTGGGACTCTCTCCCAATCAAGAGGTGCAGAGAGTTTGCTTTGtgatatttctgctcttgtacaCAGCTGTTGTGCTGGGAAACCTCCTCATGGTGGCCACTGTGACAGCCAGCAGAAGTCTTGGatcccccatgtacttcttccttggCTGCCTCTCCTTTGTGGAGATCTGCTACTCCTCTACAACAGCGCCCAAACTCATCTTTGATCTCCTAGCTCAGAAGAAATCCATATCTGTATGGGGCTGCATGACACAGCTTTTCTTCATGCATTTTTTTGGTGGCGCTGAGATGTTCCTGCTCACagtgatggcctatgaccgctatgtggcgaTCTGCAAGCCCCTGCACTACACCAGCATCATGAACCGACAGGTGTGTGCTGTCCTTGTGGGAACAGTGTGGGTGGGAGGCTTTGTGCATTCTTTTGCCCAGATCCTTCTTATCTTCCACTTACCCTTCTGTGGCCCCAATGTCATTGACCATTATTTCTGTGATGTGCTTCCTGTGCTTAAACTTGTCTGCTCAGACACTTTCCTCATTGGTCTGCTAATTGTTGCCAATGGGGGAACACTGTCTGTGATCAGTTTTGTGGTCCTCTTAGCATCCTATGTGGTTATCTTGTTTCATCTGAGGACTCAGAGTTCTGAGGGACAGCGCAAAGCTCTGTCCACCTGTGGGTCCCATGTCACTGTAGTTGTCTTATTCTTTGCACCCTGCGTCTTTATTTATCTGAGACCTTCAGCCACTCTGCCTGTAGACAAGATGGTAGCTGTGTTCTACACAGTGATAACTCCCCTCCTCAACCCTATCATCTATTCTCTAAGAAATGCAGAAGTGAAGAAAGCCATGAAGATTCTATGGGTCAGGACAGTGAAAGTAGATAAAAATAGAGGCTGA
- the LOC119803667 gene encoding olfactory receptor 142-like: MAKTNNVTELIITGLFQDAEVQKVCFVLFLPVYLATVLGNGLILVTVNISKSLCSPMYIFLSSLSLVEICYSSTVVPKFITDLLVKIKTISLKGCLAQIFFFHLLGVAEILLLVVMAYDRYVAICKPLHYMKIMSHQVCHMLVAGSWLGGLIHSTIQILITIPLPFCGPNVIDHYFCDLQPLFKLACTDTFMEGVIVMANSGLISIISLLILVSSYIAILVNLRNHSAEGRRKALSTCASHITVVILFFGPAIFLYLRPSSTFTEDKLVAVFYTVITPMLNPIIYTLRNAEVKNAIKKLWDKKNSEAG, encoded by the coding sequence ATGGCTAAGACAAATAACGTGACTGAACTGATCATTACTGGCCTTTTCCAGGATGCAGAGGTGCAGAAGGTGTGCTTTGTGCTGTTCCTTCCCGTATACCTGGCCACAGTGCTGGGCAATGGCCTTATTCTTGTGACAGTCAACATCAGTAAGAGTCTGTGTTCCCCCATGTACATCTTCCTCAGCTCCTTGTCCCTGGTGGAGATCTGCTACTCCTCTACTGTTGTCCCTAAGTTCATCACTGACTTACTTGTGAAGATTAAAACCATCTCCCTGAAGGGCTGCCTGGCTCAGATATTCTTCTTCCATCTTTTGGGGGTTGCTGAGATTCTTCTGCTTGTGGTgatggcctatgatcgctatgtggccatctgcaaacCTCTTCATTACATGAAAATCATGAGTCATCAAGTGTGTCATATGCTGGTAGCTGGCTCCTGGCTGGGGGGCCTCATTCACTCCACAATCCAGATCCTCATCACCATTCCATTGCCATTCTGTGGTCCCAATGTAATTGACCACTACTTCTGTGACCTCCAGCCATTATTTAAACTTGCCTGCACTGACACCTTTATGGAGGGGGTTATCGTGATGGCCAACAGTGGTTTAATCTCTATTATCTCTCTCCTTATCTTGGTGTCCTCCTATATCGCCATCCTTGTGAACTTGCGGAACCATTCTGCAGAGGGGAGGCGCAAGGCCCTCTCCACCTGTGCCTCCCACATTACAGTGGTCATCTTGTTCTTTGGGCCTGCTATCTTCCTTTATCTGAGACCTTCCTCTACATTTACTGAAGACAAGCTTGTGGCTGTGTTCTACACAGTCATCACCCCCATGCTGAACCCCATCATCTACACCCTTAGAAATGCAGAGGTGAAAAATGCCATAAAGAAGTTGTGGGACAAAAAGAACTCAGAGGCAGGGTGA